The sequence below is a genomic window from Streptomyces sp. NBC_00582.
GGCGGCGAGGCCCTGGAAGAGGGCACCGAGATCTCGACCCGCTCCCTGGCCCAGGCACTGCAGAAGCGACGCCCCGTCACCACCTCGCGCCCCAGCCCCCAACTCTTCGCCGAGACCTACCGCAGAGCCGCCGAGGCCGGCGCCACCGGCATCGTCTCCCTGCACCTGTCCGCCGAGTTGTCCGGCACCTACGACGCGGCGGTCGTCGCGGCGCGCGAGGCACCGGTGCCGGTGCGGGTGGTGGACACCGGCATGGTGGCGATGGCGCTCGGCTTCTGCGCGCTCGCCGCCGCCGAGGCCGCCGAGTCCGGCGGCACGGTGGACGAGGCGGTCGCCGCCGCGGAGAAACGAGCCGACGGCACCTCCGCCTATTTCTACGTCGACACCCTCGACTATCTGCGCCGCGGCGGCCGGATCGGCGCCGCCCAGGCCCTGTTGGGCTCCGCGCTCGCGGTGAAACCGCTGCTCCAGCTCGACGCGGGACGCATCGACCTCCTGGAGAAGGTGCGCACGGCGTCCAGGGCCATCGCCCGCCTGGAGGAACTCGTGGCCGACCGCGCGGGCGACGTGCCGGTCGACATCGCCGTGCACCATCTCGCCGCTCCCG
It includes:
- a CDS encoding DegV family protein — translated: MSRHVAIVTDSTAYLPQRTMERHGITAVPLTVVLGGEALEEGTEISTRSLAQALQKRRPVTTSRPSPQLFAETYRRAAEAGATGIVSLHLSAELSGTYDAAVVAAREAPVPVRVVDTGMVAMALGFCALAAAEAAESGGTVDEAVAAAEKRADGTSAYFYVDTLDYLRRGGRIGAAQALLGSALAVKPLLQLDAGRIDLLEKVRTASRAIARLEELVADRAGDVPVDIAVHHLAAPERASALADRLRGRVPAMADLHVSEVGAVIGAHTGPGLLGVVVSPR